One part of the Ornithodoros turicata isolate Travis chromosome 2, ASM3712646v1, whole genome shotgun sequence genome encodes these proteins:
- the LOC135385568 gene encoding LOW QUALITY PROTEIN: pyruvate kinase PKM-like (The sequence of the model RefSeq protein was modified relative to this genomic sequence to represent the inferred CDS: inserted 2 bases in 2 codons; deleted 3 bases in 3 codons) — protein sequence MHYRACIRDVPKLMEMMKIGMNVARLNFSHGTHEYHLGTIKNVREAERLLNEQIKPDAYNIAIALDTKGPEIRTGFLKAGGVGSVAEVELKKGEKITVTTDEKFRDICDASTLYVDYKNITXVLSKGMRIFIDDGLMCLIVEEVGADFLKCTIENGGMLGGKKGVNLPGAMVDLPAVSEKDKQDLLFGVEQGVDMIFASFIRNANGVKEIRSVLGEKGKDIKIMCKLENDEGVRKVDEILEETDGIMVARGDMGIEIPPEKVFLAQKMMIAKCNMMGKPVICATQMLESMTHKPAPTRAEVSDVANAGSGGCRRVMLSGVTAKGDYPLETVKMMAAVCCEAEAAFYRRMFSFICPTVAPVPTDGTHTIAIAAVXASIKCLAAAIIVTQTTGRTAHLIAKYRPRCPIMAVSRAEQTVRQAHLYRGLLPLLFTGERHADWPVDVDNRIEYAIEVGKKRGFLRKDDAVIVVTGWRKGAGATKHSAHRICLGGRIVRRCFQKKGAGNQVCSRHQG from the exons ATGCACTACAGGGCCTGCATCAGAGATGTTCCCAAGTTGATGGAGATGATGAAGATAGGTATGAACGTTGCCAGATTAAACTTCTCCCACGGAACACACGAG TACCATTTGGGAACAATCAAGAATGTACGTGAAGCAGAACGCCTGCTGAATGAGCAAATTAAACCAGATGCTTACAACATTGCCATTGCGCTTGACACCAAAGGGCCTGAGATTCGAACAGGGTTTCTCAAAGCG GGTGGAGTAGGGTCTGTAGCGGAAGTAGAATTgaagaaaggagaaaaaatCACTGTCACCACAGACGAAAAGTTCAGGGATATCTGCGACGCAAGCACCCTGTATGTAGACTACAAAAATATCA AGGTGTTGTCCAAGGGAATGAGGATCTTCATTGATGATGGCCTAATGTGCCTTATCGTCGAAGAAGTTG GTgcggatttcttgaaatgcacaATTGAAAATGGTGGCATGCTTGGTGGCAAGAAAGGAGTGAACTTGCCAGGGGCCATGGTGGACTTGCCCGCTGTGTCGGAAAAGGACAAGCAAGACCTGCTTTTTGGGGTTGAGCAAGGG GTGGACATGATCTTCGCATCGTTCATAAGAAACGCCAATGGCGTTAAGGAAATCCGCAGTGTACTTGGTGAAAAGGGCAAGGACATCAAGATCATGTGCAAATTGGAGAACGATGAAGGGGTGCGAAA GGTCGATGAAATCCTGGAGGAGACAGATGGCATCATGGTCGCCCGGGGTGACATGGGCATCGAGATTCCGCCAGAGAAAGTGTTTTTGGCACAGAAGATGATGATTGCC AAGTGCAACATGATGGGAAAGCCAGTGATCTGCGCCACCCAGATGTTGGAAAGCATGACACACAAACCCGCCCCCACTCGTGCAGAGGTCTCTGACGTGGCAAACGCAGGTTCGGGTGGGTGCAGACGTGTAATGCTGTCGGGAGTGACTGCAAAGGGCGACTACCCGTTGGAGACAGTT AAGATGATGGCAGCAGTCTGCTGCGAGGCTGAAGCTGCCTTCTACAGAAGGATGTTTTCATTCATCTGTCCCACAGTTGCTCCTGTACCAACGGATGGAACGCACACCATTGCCATAGCAGCTG GTGCCTCCATTAAATGCTTGGCAGCAGCAATCATTGTGACTCAGACTACTGGAAG GACTGCCCACTTAATTGCAAAGTACAGGCCACGTTGCCCCATCATGGCTGTGTCGAGAGCTGAACAGACAGTGAGACAGGCTCATCTCTACCGA GGCCTTCTGCCACTACTTTTCACAG GCGAGCGTCACGCTGACTGGCCAGTTGATGTGGACAACCGCATTGAGTATGCAATTGAAGTTGGGAAGAAGAGGGGATTTCTGCGCAAAGATGACGCAGTCATTGTGGTGACAGGCTGGCGCAAGGGGGCCGGTGCTACCAAACACTCTGCGCATCGT ATATGCTTAGGTGGGAGGATCGTCCGAAGGTGTTTCCAGAAAAAAGGAGCAGGGAACCAG GTATGTTCCAGACACCAAGGTTAG